The DNA region NNNNNNNNNNNNNNNNNNNNNNNNNNNNNNNNNNNNNNNNNNNNNNNNNNNNNNNNNNNNNNNNNNNNNNNNNNNNNNNNNNNNNNNNNNNNNNNNNNNNNNNNNNNNNNNNNNNNNNNNNNNNNNNNNNNNNNNNNNNNNNNNNNNNNNNNNNNNNNNNNNNNNNNNNNNNNNNNNNNNNNNNNNNNNNNNNNNNNNNNNNNNNNNNNNNNNNNNNNNNNNNNNNNNNNNNNNNNNNNNNNNNNNNNNNNNNNNNNNNNNNNNNNNNNNNNNNNNNNNNNNNNNNNNNNNNNNNNNNNNNNNNNNNNNNNNNNNNNNNNNNNNNNNNNNNNNNNNNNNNNNNNNNNNNNNNNNNNNNNNNNNNNNNNNNNNNNNNNNNNNNNNNNNNNNNNNNNNNNNNNNNNNNNNNNNNNNNNNNNNNNNNNNNNNNNNNNNNNNNNNNNNNNNNNNNNNNNNNNNNNNNNNNNNNNNNNNNNNNNNNNNNNNNNNNNNNNNNNNNNNNNNNNNNNNNNNNNNNNNNNNNNNNNNNNNNNNNNNNNNNNNNNNNNNNNNNNNNNNNNNNNNNNNNNNNNNNNNNNNNNNNNNNNNNNNNNNNNNNNNNCTTAAGNNNNNNNNNNNNNNNNNNNNNNNNNNNNNNNNNNNNNNNNNNNNNNNNNNNNNNNNNNNNNNNNNNNNNNNNNNNNNNNNNNNNNNNNNNNNNNNNNNNNNNNNNNNNNNNNNNNNNNNNNNNNNNNNNNNNNNNNNNNNNNNNNNNNNNNNNNNNNNNNNNNNNNNNNNNNNNNNNNNNNNNNNNNNNNNNNNNNNNNNNNNNNNNNNNNNNNNNNNNNNNNNNNNNNNNNNNNNNNNNNNNNNNNNNNNNNNNNNNNNNNNNNNNNNNNNNNNNNNNNNNNNNNNNNNNNNNNNNNNNNNNNNNNNNNNNNNNNNNNNNNNNNNNNNNNNNNNNNNNNNNNNNNNNNNNNNNNNNNNNNNNNNNNNNNNNNNNNNNNNNNNNNNNNNNNNNNNNNNNNNNNNNNNNNNNNNNNNNNNNNNNNNNNNNNNNNNNNNNNNNNNNNNNNNNNNNNNNNNNNNNNNNNNNNNNNNNNNNNNNNNNNNNNNNNNNNNNNNNNNNNNNNNNNNNNNNNNNNNNNNNNNNNNNNNNNNNNNNNNNNNNNNNNNNNNNNNNNNNNNNNNNNNNNNNNNNNNNNNNNNNNNNNNNNNNNNNNNNNNNNNNNNNNNNNNNNNNNNNNNNNNNNNNNNNNNNNNNNNNNNNNNNNNNNNNNNNNNNNNNNNNNNNNNNNNNNNNNNNNNNNNNNNNNNNNNNNNNNNNNNNNNNNNNNNNNNNNNNNNNNNNNNNNNNNNNNNNNNNNNNNNNNNNNNNNNNNNNNNNNNNNNNNNNNNNNNNNNNNNNNNNNNNNNNNNNNNNNNNNNNNNNNNNNNNNNNNNNNNNNNNNNNNNNNNNNNNNNNNNNNNNNNNNNNNNNNNNNNNNNNNNNNNNNNNNNNNNNNNNNNNNNNNNNNNNNNNNNNNNNNNNNNNNNNNNNNNNNNNNNNNNNNNNNNNNNNNNNNNNNNNNNNNNNNNNNNNNNNNNNNNNNNNNNNNNNNNNNNNNNNNNNNNNNNNNNNNNNNNNNNNNNNNNNNNNNNNNNNNNNNNNNNNNNNNNNNNNNNNNNNNNNNNNNNNNNNNNNNNNNNNNNNNNNNNNNNNNNNNNNNNNNNNNNNNNNNNNNNNNNNNNNNNNNNNNNNNNNNNNNNNNNNNNNNNNNNNNNNNNNNNNNNNNNNNNNNNNNNNNNNNNNNNNNNNNNNNNNNNNNNNNNNNNNNNNNNNNNNNNNNNNNNNNNNNNNNNNNNNNNNNNNNNNNNNNNNNNNNNNNNNNNNNNNNNNNNNNNNNNNNNNNNNNNNNNNNNNNNNNNNNNNNNNNNNNNNggtcattttggtttgcaaAAAACGTACCAGGCCCTGCGTAGTTCGGTGTTCTGGAAGGGGATGAGGAAGTCGGCGAAAGAGCACGTTCCACTAGAAGCATCCTGACACTAGAAGCATCCTGACAAAAGAACCGAATGAGCTGATCTCCGTCGACTTGTTCGGACCTCTACCAGCTGGACCTGCTGGAGTCCGTTACGTGTTCGTGATGATCGACGTCTTCTCCAAATACGTAACGTTTGACAGTGTGAAGAAGCCAACGGCTACCGTACTGTGGCGCAAGTTGGAACGGCGCATCCAACACCTCGGAAAACCGTCAGCAGTACTGTGCGATCAAGGAACTCAATTCACGGCGAAGTTTTGGAGAAAAACGCTCAAGGACAACGATATCAAGTTAATCGTTACCTCGGTGCGACATCCCCAACCCAACCCAGTGGAACGAAGCATGCGGGAGCTGTCCAGATTGTGCCGAGCATATTGCCAGCTAAATCATCGATCCTGGGCTCAGCAGCTGAATCGTTTTGCCGACTGGATCAACTGTGCGTACCACGAGTCGACTGAGCGAACGCCGCACGAGCTACAATTTGGAGAACGGCCACGAGACGCGCTGCAGGAGTTGTTCGAGTATCCTGGCACTGCAGCCCCGTGGATATCAACAAAGTGTACGTGATGCTGCGAAACAAGGCAAAGAAGCGGAACCGGAACGCAAAACTACAAACGACGTTCTTCAGAGTAGGAGACGAGGTGCTGAGGTCGAATCCGGTCTCGTCGAAGCGGATGCCATTGTGAAGAAGTTCATCAACGTTTACGAGGGACCGTACGTCATCAAGGAGGTAGTACAGACGGACGTGTTCATCCTGGCATATCCAAACCACAACAAGCAACGAGGTATGTTCCATATTAACCTGTTGAAGCCATTCGTAACTCCCAACACCACCGGAGGGTAGCCGCAAACTTTTCCGTGGAGCGTTTGCTGAGGGGGGGAGTTGTAATGAGTTGCTAACAACCCTGGAGTGGATATGGGAGAAGGTGAGGAAGAGGATGGGAAGAGGGAATGAGTTGGTAAGTGAAGCCAATCGCTATCAGAAGCTCAACGAATTAAATCGGctaataaatttgtttgaaatcgcGCAATAAAGAGTTTTTCCTAAAATGTGTGATTCGCTAATGATTTGCTCCGAATACTCGCTAAAACAGTGCAGTTGTAATGAGTTGTAATGAGCGCTAACAACCCTGGAGTGGATATGGGAGAAGGTGAGGAAGAGGATGGGAAGAGGGAATGAGTTGGTAAGTGAAGCCAATCGCTATCAGAAGCTCAACGAATTAAATCGGctaataaatttgtttgaaatcgcGCAATAAAGAGTTTTTCCTAAAATGTGTGATTCGCTAATGATTTGCTCCGAATACTCGCTAAAACAGTGCTTAAACAAGTAATTTTCATTACAACCAAATTCCCCGAGACACTCTGAAGCTACGCAAGCATGACCTCTAAGTCGAAAATCGTCTACCTCATACTAGTAgatgtccgaaggtttgatgaTAAAATCTTTTTCGACAAGCAACATACCATGATAACAAAACCCTTAGTCGACATAACTGACCACCGACATCCTATTTTGTCGACTCTccccaaaaaatagttttaccaaatattatgttcaaaataaaaaatattgtaccATAAACTTTTACgaagaaacacaagaaattATTCTGGCATCACTGTAACCGGACCCAACAGCAGAAAAGCGGGAGAGAGCGTGAGAGTGCAAAAAAACACGTGGAAATATttgctttcaaattttttttcggaaatagccAAATATGCAAATATTTGTTAGGCAGACTATGACTTTCTATACACCAAATTGTAGGGAATTGTCTCGACTACAATCTAATAAAATGACATGCCTAAGTTTGTGTTTTATAAGTTCAAAATATTCGTAATCGTAATCGAGCTGTCGTGGTAATCGGTCGCATTTTTAATTAAGTCCGTGTCGTTCCGCGCGCTTTTTGAAGTGTAAGCATAAACCGcgaattcattcatttttttgtgtcGACTTAACCCTCTCAACTCGCGAAACATGCCTTGCCATATCAATAACTGCCAAATCACCGACGCATCGCACTTGATGCAGTGTTCCGGTTCGTGTGGCAGAAGTTACCAGCTGCGTGCGCTGGGACACAGAGGAACTACGAGAACGAAATAACTAATTATATGATCCCGCTGTGCCGAGACTGCCAGGGAGTTATTTCGGTTGAAGTCACAACTCGCGCCGTTCTCCTGCAATATCAAAAGCTGACTTGCGATATCAAAGCTCTGATTGATGCTAACTTTAAGGCTTGCAATGCCTTCAAGCAAATGGACAACAAAATCGAAGTTGTTCAAGATGAATATGAGGGCATTGCCACCCTCCTTGGCGAAATGCAGCAGCAACTCAACAGACTGGATAAAAAAATCGACGACTCTACATTAAACGTTTGCAAAAAAGTTTCGTCAATTTTAGATGACGTAGCACCAGCGGACAACGCCAGTACGTTGGTCAAAATCGACGCACTGACCTCCGTCACTCAGCAAATTGGTGAGAGTCAGAGCATGATCGGTGAAAGACTTAAGAATATCAACacggagttgattttttttgtctgggCGTGACCCTGTTCCTGCTGTCAATGAAATCCTCGAGGAGATTAAGGCAATCTCAGCCAATCTCCCGGCTGGTACTGAGCAAACCGAGGCTCATCACGAAACTCTCGCTGATGAGTTAGCATCTAGCTCAGCTTCAGGTAGTCCCAATCTTAAAGACAATTCTGGATGGTGCACACTCGGCAATAAACGGCTATGGAAAGCTGACTGGACTGACTACGATATCCGAACAGCACGCCGAAAGGAGCAATCTAAATTGAGACGTAAAGCCAATCAGCGAAAACGGCATCGGCAACATAGGCGCTCCAGCTACACCGGGACAGACGACCTCGATGAGATCGATTACGAGCTCGATTACAGCTTCTTTGACAACAATTTCCACTTAGAACAACGTAACGACCGGCTTCACCGCCTGTGCCACAATCAGCTTGCACAACACTTAGTAAAACAACCAGTCAACTTATTACAAAATCCACAACATTCACAatcccagcaacaacaacaccaacaacataatcaacaacaacaatcccagcaacaacaacaccaacagCATATCcagcaccaacaacaacagTCCCAGCAACGTCAACACCAACCCCAGCAGCATCAACATCAAtcccaacaacagcaacaacttcATCAACTCCAGCAACCCTATCAAgaccaacaacagcaacagcaacatcaaCAACTTCAGCAACCATCTCTACAGCAACACCAACAACACACATTTCAACACCTACAGCAGCCGCAACAAGCCCACCCCctccagcaacaacagcaacagcaacatcaacaacatcaaccaCAACCCCATCAACAACATCATCAAAATCTACAGCAACAACTACAAGCCCAGTCCCACCAACAACAGCAACCACAATTTCACCAgcaacccgagcatgggtaaataacaagggaaatgcgtaataatacctttctctggtatcaataccaaattttggtattcctggaccctttaaaatttgtcttaaggattatgcaagagcaaaatgtgctatcataccaattaaaggtattgacgccttctaacacggaagaagaaatgacaccctcgcaagaggcagtaagtactattaataatttaagtatgtctccaaaaatttcttcaacggaacaacagaatgcgaatgaaattctaatttattgtcagaatttcaatcgcatgaaaagcccaggcaaaatgaaggaaatttctttaaacattctctcacattctttcgacattattcttggaactgaaactaactgggacgaaagcgtccaccctgaagaaattttggaaacaattattttgtattcctaggcaatagaaatttaaatctcagtcagaaaaagtcaggaggcggcgtcctcttagccataaatgccagacttaatccaaaagaaattgtaactgaaaaacattttcaatttgaacaagtctgggccaaagccactattgcaggccaagtacacattttgcatcagtatactttccgccggaccatgcaaataaacagtcgtatgaactattctttaaaacagtagaaatcataacatcaaaatggaaccggaagtaaaacttcacatttatggcgactttaatcaaagcaaagtcgaatttatatctgaccaagaaaatgaagcaattcttctcccagtcattggggaaaatgaaactttgcattttctctttgacaatattgcaaattatggacttttccaaatcaatcatgtaaaaaccaaagaaattcatttttagaccttttattcactaactgtattgaagactttcatgtacaagaatctgtaacccccctttggaagaatgaagtcttccatacagcaattgaatattctatttatgtccataaaaacactttgcccattgactgggaatatgaagaagtcctggaatacaataaaacaaactttgtagaagccaaacgtaaactacttgcaattgactggcaaaatttatttaataatgaaggaaatgtcgacgaattagtaggaaaattctatacggaaattaacactataacatctgaaaccgtacctactagaagaagacgacgtaataacacaggcaataaatacccagtgtggttcactccacaactaagaaatttaaaaatagaaaacaaaaagcctacaaactatacagaaacaatacaaatgacacaaatcttctgaattatctgaatatttccgaccattttttcggcactcaattctgccaacgaagaatataatagtaaagtcgaatctgaagtcaaatcatgcccgaaaaatttctttaattacgtaaaatccaaatccaaaagtagtaacttcccatcaaatgcaactggacgaaaatgtaggcagtaactcaaaagaaatttgcaatctttttcaaaatttttcaaagaagtatacacctcattttccgaagaagaccgcgaccgcgactacttttcatatataccggaatttccaaatgacgtctcagtcaattctttgtcagaaacggaagtacgccaggcattgaaggacttagactcatcaaaggaccaggacccgacggaatagcacctgcattcctaaagaaccttgcagaagaattgacatatccactgcatcatcttttcaacatgtcaataaatactggaaaattcccacaaacatggaaaaagtcttttttggtgcctattttcaagtcaggcccaaaatcagacatacgtaattatcgcggaattgcacttttgtcttgcattccaaaacttttcgaatctattttaaatgaaaaaatctttcagcaagtaaaaaaccgcatcacatgtaaacagaacggcttttttaaaggccgctctactagcaccaaccttttagaatttgtaaattttacactgaatgcaatgcataatcgcaatttcgtagaagcaatttacacagactttagtaaggcatttgacagaatcgacataccattattaatcttcaaactgcagaaaattggaattcaaccgaatcttttggaatggcttaagtcatatttgactaagcgcgaacaaattgaaatttcaaacatttttgatataccccctaaagaaatgacttgaaattgtggaaaattttctaagtcaggatggcacattttggtattattttggtattaaagtgttttatcaaattcctctgaaactatggcatttttttttataaattttgatgagacaattaattttgcgctaaaatgactttaaacccaaaaatgttgaagctgattttaatttttttttatatacccactaagagttttttttttaaacggagTTTGATCGCAGCAACCGGTGCGCGAGGTTGGACTTTTTTTTCCGCTCTGCGTCATTTTTCCCAACTTTGGAATTATTCGTCTTGGAGAAAAAGTGAATTTTGTGTTAAAGTCGTCGGGAAGTGAAGCGGTTTTCTAACATCCGGCCTGGATGGATCGCGGTGCTGGAGGAAGACGGTTCAATCAAGGACGTGTGCTCGTTCCAGGGTGGCCGTCGAAACTTTCCGGAAGAGCAGGGTGGTGATGAGTTCGACAGGGAAATAGGCAACAACCGGAAGCATGCGGGAACTGGCCCGAATTGGGAAGGTGGCGAGCGCAGAGAGCGAGGCGATCCTCGGCCACAGCGTGAACGGTCCCCGTCAAGGTAGAAATCTCGCGAGCGAAAGAGAATCGGATCCGTGGGGCACGGATTACTGCGCCGGCACCGTTTCACGTGGCAAGTGGAAGCAGCCCAAGCGGTAACCGGCATATTTCGCCTCGTGCTGTCCATAACAAATCTGGTGTCCGCTGTTGTTACAAGCCTCCCGAAAACGTTTGTAGAGAAGCTAACTGGTGAGCTCGTTCttttcccgagcaggggtaaataacacgggaataccaaattttggtattacatgggcaaataacagcgaccaaaatatgcccttggttgcccagtaatagatggtaaaataccatgaaatcataccaaaatctcgtatgtggaagggcacaacaataccaaaccatgttattccaaaggtaaaataataccacaaaataaaatcatttcaataccaagttgagttcttctggatttttgaacattgcttgaataccaaaacttggtattgccatggtttaatttttaggtattcccgcgcccttggaaaatcatattttggtattcctgtggtcttccacatacatgattttggtatgatttcatggtattttaccatctattactgggcaaccaagagcacattttggtcgctgatatttgcacaagtaataccaaaatttggtattttcataccatttttagtgcaacagttgcagttagtgaaaaaacggaaatgatccatatgcaacagccaaatctactcacctgatgattccatgttgttcttagtgatatccttcaccacaccgaatgcatttgtcattgatgaacggtctgtgcttgaagttcttgaagcttctgaaaaataacaaaattgaaaaataagtattattaaaatgaaactggattgaaattcaccaaaattcaataatctgttggttgattcgtttttcaaagtatttggttatcccaacttagagaaatttcaacgtgtttgaaaaaaaaaattagtgggtatttcacataaaaaatttaaatcggcattaacatttttgggtttcaagtcattttagcgcaaaattagttatctcgtcaaaatttaaaaaaaaatccatagtttcagaggggtttgataaaacactttaataccaaaataataccaaaatgtgccatcctgacttagaaaattttccacaatttcaagtcatttctgtagggggtatatcaaaaatgtttaaaatcaagtttgaaatttccggttttcaatgaaggcattcgctttgagacatcattttagcgcaaaattaattattttgtcaaattggtcaaaattttcccatagtttcagaggaatttgataaaacactttaataccaaaataataacaaaatgtgccatcctgactttgaaaattttccacaatttcaagtcatttctgtagggggtatatcaaaaatgtttgaaatcaagtttgaaatttccggttttcagtgaaggcattcgctttgagacatcattttagcgcaaaattaattattttgtcaaaattggtcaaaattttcccatagtttcagagggatttgataaaacactttattaccaaaataataccaaaatgtgccatcctgacttaaaaaaatttccacaatttcaagtcatttctgtagggataccccctacaaaattaattattttgtcaaaattggtcaaaattttcccatagtttcagaggaatttgataaaacactttaataccaaaataataacaaaatgtgccatcctgactttgaaaattttccacaatttcaagtcatttctgtagggggtatatcaaaaatgtttaaaatcaagtttgaaatttccggttttcaatgaaggcattcgctttgagacatcattttagcgcaaaattaattattttgtcaaaattggtcaaaattttcccatagtttcagaggaatttgataaaacactataataccaaaataataacaaaatgtgccatcctgacttagaaatttttccacaatgtcaagtcatttctgtagggggtatatcaaaaatgtttaaaatcaagtttgaactttccggttttcaatgaaagcattcgctttgagacatcattttagcgcaaaattaattattttgtcaaaattggtcaaaattttcccatagtttcagaggaatttgataaaacactgtaataccaaaagaataccaatatgtggtgttcgaccattgacaaattctgcaattttgcaatatcaaaacaatacctttaattggtatgatagcacattttgctcttgcataatccttaagacaaattttaaagggttcaggaataccaaaatttggtattgataccagagaaaggtattattacggaTTTcctttgttatttacccatgctcgggtttatGAGACAATAATTCTTTCATATATTCTGACATACACACACATCATTCAAGACAACCACGCCAAATCATTACTATAAAGGAGCGGCCGTAGCTGAATGGTTACGTTGTTCGCATtttaagcgaatggtcctgggttcgattcccatctgctcccaacgagaaactTTCAGGAAATATAAATTGAAgctttgaatatgaacgaaaaatcgaagttgctcgagtcggggttcgattccccgtcTTTTGGATTGTtaagcaaaaatacaaaacactaAGCCATAACGGCTTGGTGAGTTACGACTGGAATTAAGGCTATCGGGTAGCAAATCcaaattttttgggaaaatatttaTATCTACAATTCTAAGATGTTTTTTAAAAAACCGTCTTTAACATATGTGGAcaatagcctgtcccattttgaggtcatgtcgaggaattccaggtgctcacttctcaaatgatagattatgatgttaggaacaatgttttcttagacaagaaaaaataataaaatactttctcgcaccccctagtcgatttactgaaaaaagtcacttttttgaacaaattttctaaaatcgcttggaatcaatacaaaaactgttaagatcaggtgtgtattatcttcaaacgataggtttttgtccatagattaagatacactatcaatattggaccaaaacttAAGTTTTTGGATTCTTCCAGGCGaatttatgtcaaaaaaatcgcattttttcgaaacttttttcagaaatgctcatttTATTTAggatagcctatttttcccagtaaaaccaatacatgcagcttgtaggaaatttcatggggAACATTTTTCcatctgagaaaatgcaatttcgactctccagagccgagatatttgagttttagtgagaaaaaaaagtgctaattttcaaaattgctcagaattcagaagcaatgcctactaattacacgatgttgcaagcatgtgtcgcaaacagcccgggagcatgttgacagctcccatacaaactgagcgtaccccgttttgtgggcccagtgggcctaaaatggcggccttcgatattatctagccaaacatttgaaaataatgaatagtttaaataaatatagtttttgccttgttttggtttaaaacgacaaaataagcattctggaatcattttctttaaaaacttgtttagagatacgccacgttcaaatattagtctagaacagttgatAAGAGTGCcgcaaaagccgtcacgaaaaaaagttttctttgcaaattttgagtttcgtATTTGATGGgtggactccgacgaggcccacttgccatctgtcggtgaatacgcgcaactcacgaaaactgtcatcttagggtccggttgGTCGCAAAGGTCAGTGTATGCtttcttatagtaattttggccgctgaatccgaatctgaaatcaaatttcgtgtaaacagtgatattttggagctacacccttttgcaaTGTTATTAGCGTGTTTAAATCGCTGCAATTTAAATAGCTTGCAAGTTCAGTCATACTTTTTCCTCGGTTTTCGTACCACtttgattgttattttactCACAGAAATCTTtatgtttaaagtttgtttacgTTCTGATTATGTTTGAACAATGTGTTTAGCAATTCggaaatcgcattttttttatttggctgggGCTTAagttaatattgttttctaaaaatagaatatcagagaaaatttttggaaaagtgGCTGCATTTGTatgaatttgtttggaaaatttgcattaaaataagttctgGAAGACATTTCcgaacttttttcataaaaaatatgtgttaCATCCATCACCGGCAACACTGCttatgtttgtttacatccaagtTTGTGTCGCGTATACTTTTTAATCGATTTACGTTTGTAAATTCGCGTTTTCGTCCAATTTTCTTAATCACCGTTGATCCTGAGTGACCGTTCTGTGACGATCTGTTGGAGTACAGTGCATTGATTGCGGTTTACCTGTATGCTGCCGTTGTGAAACATTATCACTCCCGACCCGTACAAGATGGCCACCGAGTGCAAGACCTGTGAGGTGGAAATCACTGGGATCGAGAAGATGGTCTGCCGTAGCTGCGCCTCGGTATTTCACCGGTCGTGTATCGACGGCCTCAA from Culex quinquefasciatus strain JHB chromosome 3, VPISU_Cqui_1.0_pri_paternal, whole genome shotgun sequence includes:
- the LOC119769077 gene encoding putative uncharacterized protein DDB_G0282133, with amino-acid sequence MIDVFSKYVTFDSVKKPTATVLWRKLERRIQHLGKPSAVLCDQGTQFTAKFWRKTLKDNDIKLIVTSVRHPQPNPVERSMRELSRLCRAYCQLNHRSWAQQLNRFADWINCAYHESTERTPHELQFGERPRDALQELFERRGAEVESGLVEADAIVKKFINVYEGPYVIKEVVQTDVFILAYPNHNKQRGMFHINLLKPFVTPNTTGGNNNTNSISSTNNNSPSNVNTNPSSININPNNSNNFINSSNPIKTNNSNSNINNFSNHLYSNTNNTHFNTYSSRNKPTPSSNNSNSNINNINHNPINNIIKIYSNNYKPSPTNNSNHNFTSNPSMGK